From Osmerus eperlanus chromosome 28, fOsmEpe2.1, whole genome shotgun sequence, the proteins below share one genomic window:
- the foxn4 gene encoding forkhead box protein N4, which produces MLDSSRVGNLKTVLGETSASQSLYCTREQQPLIFSSRYSNQINQTTQDMIESGITNRMAGVIENSGHHPSPQDYRLLTTDPSQLREENLPGDLQSLSWLTSVDVPRLQQMVDGRGGGGAGGGHPNGPSSMLEQQTAQLTSMTMPGSQGALIHLHSNMQHSPLGINVGSVHSGSMSPYSMNGQASPGFQGPTSVYQPTPQQVFSLSQAGQQCSPAGLYSNVSFNNQSLFTQPRLAAQNQDLQPKSFPKPIYSYSCLIAMALKNSKTGSLPVSEIYSFMKEHFPYFKTAPDGWKNSVRHNLSLNKCFEKVENKMSGSSRKGCLWALNPAKIDKMEEEMQKWKRKDLPAIRRSMANPDELDRLITDRPESCRRKNLDPGMTRLPTCPSALPTHAPPQPVVTLSLQCLPMHQHQQLQAHLQAQARLAPMSPMSPSPAQTPPLHAVPDLSHSPLAQHHGNKQAHDFYSLHGDNTEVDALDPSIMDFALQGNLWEDMKDDSFNLEALGTFSNSPLRLSDCDLGTAGLPPGSSGGALPLSDLQVTGLYASYSSLESLSSQYMGTPGNSKPIALL; this is translated from the exons ATGCTGGACAGCTCCAGAGTGGGAAATTTAAAAACAGTTTTGGGGGAAACAAGTGCAAGTCAGTCATTATACTGTACACGGGAACAGCAACCACTAATCTTTTCTTCGCGTTATTCAAACCAG ATAAATCAAACAACACAGGACATGATAGAAAGTGGAATTACAAATAGGATGGCAGGAGTTATAGAAAATTCTGGTCACCATCCTTCTCCCCAGGACTACAG ACTCCTGACCACAGACCCCTCTCAGCTGCGGGAGGAGAACCTCCCTGGGGACCTGcagtctctctcctggctcACCTCCGTGGACGTTCCCCGGCTGCAGCAGATGGTGGacggcagggggggaggaggagccggaGGAGGCCACCCCAACGGGCCCTCCAGCATGCTGGAGCAGCAGACAG CTCAGCTCACCAGCATGACCATGCCCGGCAGCCAGGGAGCCCTCATCCACCTGCACAGCAACATGCAGCACAGCCCTCTGGGAATCAATGTTGGCAGCGTCCACAGCGGAAGC ATGTCTCCATACTCTATGAATGGACAGGCTTCTCCTGGGTTCCAGGGCCCCACCTCTGTCTACCAGCCCACTCCACAGCAAGTCTTCTCCCTCTCGCAGGCTGGCCAGCAG tgctCACCTGCTGGGCTTTATAGCAACGTCTCCTTCAACAACCAAAGCCTGTTCACCCAGCCCCGTCTGGCTGCCCAGAACCAGGACCTGCAGCCCAAGTCCTTCCCCAAGCCCATCTACTCCTACAG CTGTTTGATTGCCATGGCTCTGAAGAACAGCAAGACCGGCAGTCTTCCTGTCAGTGAGATCTACAGCTTTATGAAGGAGCATTTCCCCTACTTTAAG ACCGCCCCGGACGGGTGGAAGAACTCCGTCAGGCACAACCTGTCCTTGAACAAATGCTTtgagaaggtggagaacaagatGAGCGGCTCCTCCCGCAAGGGCTGCCTGTGGGCGCTGAACCCCGCCAAGATCgacaagatggaggaggagatgcagaAGTGGAAACGCAAGGACCTGCCGGCCATCCGGCGCAGCATGGCCAACCCAG ATGAGCTGGACAGGCTGATCACAGACCGTCCGGAGAGCTGCAGGAGGAAGAACCTGGACCCCGGGATGACCCGCCTGCCCACCtgcccctccgccctccccacccacgcccctccccagcccgtagtcaccctctctctgcagtGTCTGCCCAtgcaccagcaccagcagctccaggcccacctccaggcccaggcccgGCTGGCCCCCATGTcccccatgtccccctcccCGGCCCAGACGCCCCCCCTCCACGCCGTCCCCGACCTCTCCCACAGCCCCCTCGCCCAGCACCACGGCAACAAACAGGCGCACGACTTCTACAGTCTCCACGGCGACAACACGGAGGTGGACGCGCTGGACCCCAGCATCATGGACTTTGCTCTACAag GTAACCTGTGGGAGGATATGAAGGACGACAGCTTTAACCTGGAGGCCCTGGGCACCTTCAGTAACTCACCCCTgcgtctgtctgactgtgactTGGGGACGGCCGGCCTCCCTCCAGGCTCCAGCGGGGGCGCTCTGCCCCTCTCAGACCTGCAGGTGACAGGCCTCTACGCCTCCTACTCCTCCCTggagtccctctcctcccagtacATGGGCACGCCAGGCAACAGCAAGCCCATCGCCCTGCTTtaa
- the acacb gene encoding LOW QUALITY PROTEIN: acetyl-CoA carboxylase (The sequence of the model RefSeq protein was modified relative to this genomic sequence to represent the inferred CDS: inserted 1 base in 1 codon; deleted 6 bases in 5 codons) gives MLQFLFAILSLLIPWLLWRVANAKLMPLKEEESHPGCRAPAEQDMQSDATRSPADAEHSTATVPAASSTDGEEKAVLTHSATAGSTSTQAAPQPGATSSKMQPDQKHTSQPLTSAKTQAGSRASRPKFSSDAAGRARLKFILGASEDNSSDDESPVVRPKPPTGLSDPMPPPQFVPPQKTPSATPSPGMRPSMSGPHLVKKGREHRKMDVHRDFTVASPAEFVTRFGGNRVIDKVLIANNGIAAVKCMRSIRRWAYEMFRNERTIRFVVMVTPEDLKANAEYIKMADHYVPVPGGANNNNYANVELIVDIAKRIPVQAVWAGWGHASENPKLPELLNKSGISFLGPSSKAMWALGDKVASSIVAQTADIPTLPWTGSGLKVDWCEEDQSFGHVISVPPEVYVHGCVRDVDEGLEGAEKIGYPVVIKASEGGGGKGIRKVDCADNFASFFRQVQAEMPGSPIFIMQLAQHARHLEVQILADQYGNAISMFGRDCSIQRRHQKIIEEAPATIASSATFEQMERHAVRMAKMVGYVSAGTVEYLFSDDGSFNFLELNPRLQVEHPCTEMIGDVNLPAAQLQIAMGIPLHRIKDIRLLYGEAPWGDTTINFEAPEFPPSPRGHVIAARITSENPDEGFKPSSGTVQELNFRSSKNVWGYFSVGATGGLHEFADSQFGHCFSWGENREEAISNMVVAMKELSIRGDFRTTVEYLIKLLETESFRNNDIDTGWLDHLIADKVQAERPDTMLGIVCGSLHVADSSFRKSMSDFLHSLERGQVLPAASLLNTVDLDLINEGVKYSLKVARQSPTTYVVLMNNSDIEIDVHRLSDGGLLLSYNGSSYTTYMKEEVDSYRVTVGNKTCMFEKEKDPTVLKSPSAGKLLQYIVEDGGHICAGHPYAEIEVMKMVMTLTVEQSGCIHCIKRPGAVLDPGCVVARMELDDPSSIHPVKLNVDSLPAQQPLPIVGEKLHQVFHSILENLVKVMDGYCLMEPYFSNKVKTWVWTLMRTLRDPSLPLLELQEIMTSVAGRLPPAVEKAIRKVMAQYASNITSVLCQFPSQRIANVLDSHAATLQRKADREVFFMNTQSIVQLVQRYRSGIRGYMKSVVLDLLKRYLQVEMQFQQAHYDKCVINLREQYKPDMTPVLEFIFSHAQVAKKNILVTMLIDQLCGRDPTLADELMVILNELTQLSRMENSKVALRARQVLIASHLPSYELRHNQVESIFLSAIDMYGHQFCPENLKKLILSETSIFDVLPNFFYHSNRVVCMAALEVYVRRGYIAYELNSLQHHQLHDGTCAVDFQFMLPSSHPNRGSSPTLNRVAMPLSSADQFEMKRQGSELFLEGALSPPCQRMGAMVAFQCFEDFQRNFDEVLTSFAEPLTDSPMFSEACSTLYEEENCRNMRENPIHIINISIKSADTEDDDALVTALADFTQSKKALLFDYGIRRITFLIAQKREFPKYFTFRARDGFQEDRIYRNLEPALAFQLELNRMRNFHLHAVPCSNHKMHLYLGGARVQAGAEVTDYRFFIRAIIRHSDLITKEASFEYLQNEGERLLLEAMDELEVAFSNTTARTDCNHIFLNFVPTVIMDPSKVRALLRSMVMRYGSRLWKLRVLQAELKINIRLTPPASAIPVRLFLTNESGYYLDISLYNEVTDLAGQIMFHSYGDKQGPLHGMLINTPYVTKDLLQSKRFQAQTLGTTYIYDFPEMFKQALFKLWGQGDSCPKDVLMCSELVLDPQGQLVQMNRQPGDNEVRGMVAFRMRMKTPEYPDSRDIIVICNDITYMIGSFGPEEDQLFLKASELARAEGIPRIYISANSGARIGLAEEIRHMFQVAWIDPEDPYKGFKYLYLKPQDYTRISSTNAVHCHHVEEGGESRYIITDIIGKDEGLGVENLRGSGTIAGETSQAYQEIVTISMVTCRAIGIGAYLVRLGQRVIQVENXHIILTGAGALNKVLGREVYTSNNQLGGVQIMHNNGVTHTTVPDDFEGVFTILQWLSYLPKNNSSPVPMMPPKDPVEREIEFTPTKAPYDPRWMLAGRAHPTVKGAWQSGFFDHGSFMEIMGSWAQTVVVGRARGIPLGVIAVETRTVEVAIPADPANLDSEAKLIQQAGQVWFPDSAFKTAQVIRDFNRERLPLMVFANWRGFSGGMKDMYDQVLKFGAYIVDGLREFRQPVLVYIPPYAELRGGSWVVIDPTINPLYMELYADRESRGGVLEPEGTVEIKFRRKDLLKTMRRIDSVYGSLAEQLGTPELSEKQRRDVEAQLRAREDFLLPIYHQVAVQFVDLHDTPGRMQEKGVITDILEWKNVRSFFYWRLRRLLLEEVVTSEILQANCDLSNGHIQSMLRRWFVETEGAVKAYLWDNNQVVVEWLEKHLANEDGTRSAIRENIKYLKRDYALKHIRSLVESNPEVAMDCIIHMSQSITPSQRAKISHLLATMDSSSNVSSS, from the exons ATGCTGCAATTTCTCTTTGCGATATTAAGCCTTCTGATTCCATGGTTGCTGTGGCGGGTTGCTAACGCCAAGCTGATGCcactgaaggaggaggagtctcATCCTGGCTGTAGAGCCCCTGCAGAACAGGACATGCAGAGTGATGCCACACGCTCACCTGCTGACGCAGAACATTCCACGGCCACGGTTCCGGCAGCTTCCTCAACCGACGGTGAGGAGAAAGCTGTCCTGACCCACAGTGCCACGGCAGGCTCCACGTCTACACAAGCGGCGCCCCAGCCTGGAGCCACCTCGTCCAAAATGCAGCCCGATCAGAAGCACACGTCTCAGCCGCTGACGTCAGCCAAGACCCAGGCTGGCAGCAGAGCGAGCAGGCCCAAGTTCAGCTCAGACGCCGCAGGTAGAGCTCGCCTCAAGTTCATCCTCGGAGCTTCGGAGGACAATTCTTCAGATGATGAGTCTCCAGTCGTTAGGCCGAAACCTCCCACTGGCCTTTCTGACCCGATGCCCCCCCCACAGTTTGTCCCCCCACAGAAAACTCCATCAGCCACACCCTCCCCTGGCATGAG GCCGAGTATGTCTGGCCCTCACTTGGTGAAGAAAGGACGTGAACACAGGAAAATGGACGTGCACAGAGACTTCACGGTGGCCTCGCCAGCCGAGTTTGTCACCCGTTTTGGTGGAAACCGAGTCATAGATAAG GTGCTGATAGCTAATAATGGCATAGCTGCGGTCAAATGCATGCGTTCTATTCGCCGTTGGGCCTACGAAATGTTCCGGAATGAGAGGACCATCCGTTTTGTTGTCATGGTTACACCAGAAGACTTGAAAGCTAATGCAG aaTACATCAAAATGGCGGACCACTACGTACCTGTACCTGGCGGAGCCAATAACAACAACTATGCTAACGTGGAGCTGATCGTGGACATCGCTAAGAGGATCCCAGTACAG GCTGTCTGGGCCGGCTGGGGACACGCCTCTGAGAATCCCAAACTTCCTGAACTTTTGAACAAGTCAGGAATATCATTTCTAG ggccgTCCAGTAAGGCCATGTGGGCTCTGGGAGACAAGGTGGCGTCCTCCATAGTGGCCCAGACTGCGGACATCCCAACTCTCCCCTGGACTGGctcag GTCTGAAGGTGGACTGGTGCGAGGAGGACCAGAGTTTCGGTCATGTCATCAGCGTGCCGCCAGAGGTCTACGTGCACGGTTGCGTGCGTGACGTTGATGAAGGGCTGGAG GGGGCAGAGAAAATTGGCTACCCTGTGGTAATAAAAGCCTCAGAAGGGGGAGGTGGAAAGGGCATTCGCAAAGTGGACTGTGCCGACAACTTTGCCAGCTTCTTCAGACAG gtccaGGCAGAGATGCCCGGCTCGCCCATCTTCATCATGCAGCTGGCGCAGCACGCCCGCCACCTGGAGGTCCAGATCCTGGCCGACCAGTACGGCAACGCCATCTCCATGTTCGGCCGCGACTGCTCCATCCAGAGGAGGCACCAGAAGATCATTGAGGAAGCTCCGGCCACCATAGCTTCCTCTGCCACCTTCGAACAGATGGAGCGG CACGCGGTGCGGATGGCCAAGATGGTGGGCTACGTGAGCGCGGGCACAGTTGAGTATCTCTTCTCTGACGACGGCAGCTTCAACTTTCTGGAGCTCAACCCCCGACTGCAGGTGGAACACCCATGCACCGAGATGATCGGAGACGTCAACCTGCCCGCCGCCCAGCTCCAG ATTGCTATGGGCATCCCCCTCCACAGGATCAAGGACATCCGCTTGCTGTATGGAGAGGCCCCCTGGGGGGACACCACCATCAACTTCGAGGCCCCTGAGTTCCCTCCGAGCCCCCGGGGCCACGTCATCGCAGCCCGTATAACCAGCGAGAACCCAGACGAG GGCTTCAAACCCAGTTCAGGGACGGTGCAGGAGCTGAACTTCCGCAGCAGCAAGAACGTGTGGGGCTACTTCAGCGTGGGCGCCACAGGAGGGCTGCACGAGTTTGCCGACTCCCAGTTCGGACACTGCTTCTCCTGgggggagaacagagaggaggccaTCTC gAACATGGTGGTGGCCATGAAGGAGCTGTCTATCAGAGGAGACTTCAGGACCACTGTGGAGTACCTCATCAAGCTGCTGGAAACAGAGAGCTTCAGGAACAACGACATTGACACCGGCTGGCTAGATCACCTCATAGCTGACAAAGTGCAG GCTGAGAGGCCGGACACCATGTTGGGCATCGTGTGTGGCTCTCTACACGTGGCCGACTCCAGCTTCAGGAAGAGCATGTCGGACTTCCTGCACTCTCTTGAAAG GGGCCAGGTGCTTCCTGCCGCCAGCCTGCTCAACACCGTCGACTTGGACCTCATAAACGAGGGAGTCAAATACTCCCTGAAG GTCGCCCGCCAGTCCCCGACCACATACGTCGTCCTGATGAACAACTCGGACATCGAGATCGACGTCCACCGTCTGAGCGACGGAGGCCTCCTGCTCTCCTACAACGGCAGCAGCTACACCACCTacatgaaggaggaggtggacag CTACCGCGTCACGGTCGGCAACAAGACGTGCATGTTTGAGAAGGAGAAGGACCCCACCGTGCTGAAATCGCCCTCTGCCGGAAAGCTTCTGCAGTACATCGTGGAGGACGGAGGCCATATCTGCGCTGGACACCCCTACGCAGAGATCGAG GTGATGAAGATGGTCATGACCCTGACCGTGGAGCAGTCCGGTTGCATTCACTGCATCAAGAGACCCGGGGCGGTGCTGGACCCAGGCTGTGTGGTGGCCAGGATGGAGCTGGACGACCCCAGCAGCATCCATCCG GTGAAGCTGAACGTAGACTCCCTGCCGGCCCAGCAGCCTCTGCCCATCGTGGGGGAGAAGCTCCACCAGGTGTTCCACAGCATCCTGGAGAACCTGGTCAAGGTCATGGACGGATACTGTCTCATGGAGCCCTACTTCAGCAACAAG GTGAAGACATGGGTGTGGACGCTGATGAGGACCCTGCGggacccctccctgcccctgctggagctgcaggAGATCATGACCAGCGTGGCCGGACGGCTCCCCCCCGCCGTGGAGAAGGCCATCCGCAAGGTCATGGCCCAGTACGCCAGCAACATCACCTCCGTGCTCTGCCAGTTCCCCAGCCAGAGG ATCGCTAACGTTCTGGACAGCCACGCGGCCACGCTCCAGAGGAAAGCCGACCGGGAGGTGTTCTTCATGAACACCCAGAGCATCGTCCAGCTGGTGCAGAG GTACCGCAGTGGAATCCGGGGATACATGAAGTCTGTGGTTCTGGACCTGCTGAAGAGGTACCTGCAGGTGGAGATGCAGTTCCAGCAAG CTCACTATGACAAGTGTGTGATCAACCTGAGGGAACAGTACAAGCCCGACATGACACCCGTGCTGGAGTTCATCTTCTCCCACGCTCAGGTTGCCAAGAAGAACATCCTGGTCACCATGCTCATC gaccagCTGTGTGGAAGAGACCCCACCCTGGCAGACGAGCTGATGGTCATCTTGAACGAGCTGACTCAGCTCAGCAGGATGGAGAACTCCAAGGTGGCGCTGCGTGCTAgacag GTCCTGATCGCCTCCCACCTACCATCCTATGAGCTGAGGCACAACCAGGTGGAGTCCATCTTCCTGTCGGCCATCGACATGTATGGACACCAGTTCTGCCCTGAAAACCTCAAG AAACTCATCCTGTCCGAGACCTCCATCTTCGACGTGTTGCCCAACTTCTTCTACCACTCCAATCGAGTGGTGTGCATGGCCGCCCTGGAG gtcTACGTGCGGAGGGGTTACATCGCGTACGAGCTCAACAGCCTCCAGCACCACCAGCTGCACGACGGCACGTGTGCTGTGGACTTCCAGTTCATGCTGCCCTCGTCGCATCCTAACAG AGGGAGCAGCCCTACTCTGAACAG GGTGGCGATGCCATTGAGCAGCGCCGACCAGTTTGAGATGAAGCGTCAGGGCAGCGAGCTGTTCCTGGAGGGGgcgctctcccctccctgccagcGCATGGGCGCCATGGTGGCCTTCCAGTGCTTCGAGGACTTCCAAAG GAACTTCGACGAGGTCCTCACCAGCTTCGCTGAGCCGCTGACGGACAGCCCGATGTTTTCCGAGGCGTGCTCCACCCTCTACGAGGAGGAGAACtgcagg AACATGAGGGAAAACCCCATCCACATAATTAACATCTCCATCAAGTCTGCTGACACAGAGGATGATGATGCCTTGGTCACCGCCCTCGCTGACTTCACTCAGTCGAAG AAAGCCTTACTCTTTGATTATGGAATCAGAAGGATTACGTTTCTGATTGCACAGAAG AGGGAATTCCCCAAGTATTTCACGTTCAGAGCCAGGGATGGG TTCCAGGAGGACCGCATCTACCGGAACCTGGAGCCGGCTCTGGCCTTCCAGCTGGAGCTGAACCGCATGAGGAACTTTCACCTGCATGCCGTGCCCTGTTCCAACCACAAGATGCACCTGTACCTGGGGGGCGCCCGCGTCCAGGCCGGCGCCGAGGTCACCGACTATCGCTTCTTCATCCGAGCCATCATCCGTCACTCAGACCTCATCACCAAG GAGGCCTCGTTCGAGTACCTGCAGAACGAGGGCGAGCGTCTGCTGTTGGAGGCCATGGACGAGCTGGAGGTGGCCTTCAGCAACACCACCGCCCGCACTGACTGCAACCACATCTTCCTCAACTTCGTCCCCACCGTCATCATGGACCCCTCCAAGGTCAGAGC TCTGTTGCGCTCCATGGTGATGCGCTACGGCAGCCGCCTGTGGAAGCTGCGGGTGCTCCAGGCTGAGCTGAAGATCAACATCCGTCTTACG CCACCGGCAAGCGCCATCCCCGTCCGCCTCTTCCTCACCAACGAGTCGGGCTACTACCTGGACATCAGCCTCTACAACGAGGTCACCGACCTCGCCGGGCAG ATCATGTTCCACTCCTATGGAGACAAGCAGGGCCCTCTGCATGGCATGCTCATCAACACTCCCTATGTGACCAAGGACCTCCTCCAGTCCAAACGTTTCCAGGCCCAGACCCTCGGCACCACCTACATCTACGACTTCCCCGAGATGTTTAAacag GCTCTGTTCAAGCTGTGGGGC CAGGGCGACAGCTGTCCCAAGGACGTGTTGATGTGTTCTGAGCTGGTTCTGGACCCCCAGGGCCAGCTGGTGCAGATGAACCGCCAGCCTGGAGATAACGAGGTCC GTGGAATGGTGGCCTTCAGGATGAGGATGAAGACCCCAGAGTACCCAGACAGCCGGGACATCATCGTCATCTGCAACGACATCACCTACATGATCGGCTCGTTCGGGCCGGAGGAGGACCAGCTGTTCCTGAAGGCGTCCGAGCTGGCGCGGGCCGAGGGCATACCTCGCATCTACATCTCGGCCAATAGCGGGGCTCGCATCGGCCTTGCCGAGGAGATCCGCCACATGTTCCAG GTGGCCTGGATCGACCCGGAGGATCCCTACAAG gGCTTCAAGTACCTTTACCTCAAGCCCCAGGACTACACACGCATCAGCTCCACCAACGCCGTGCACTGCCACcacgtggaggagggaggagagtccAG GTACATCATCACCGACATCATCGGGAAGGACGAGGGTCTGGGGGTGGAGAACCTACGG GGGTCGGGCACCATCGCCGGGGAGACGTCCCAGGCCTACCAGGAGATCGTCACCATCAGCATG GTGACCTGCCGGGCCATCGGTATCGGCGCCTACCTGGTT CGGCTGGGCCAGAGGGTCATCCAGGTGGAGA TCCACATCATCCTGACCGGAGCTGGAGCCCTCAACAAG gtcCTGGGTCGGGAGGTGTACACCTCTAACAACCAGCTGGGTGGAGTTCAGATCATGCACAACAACGgcgtcacacacaccactgtgccGGACGACTTTGAGGGCGTTTTCACCATCCTGCAGTGGCTGTCCTACCTACCGaag AACAATAGCTCTCCGGTGCCGATGATGCCACCTAAAGAcccggtggagagagagatcgagttCACCCCCACCAAGGCTCCGTACGACCCTCGCTGGATGCTGGCAGGGAGAGCACATCCTA cggTGAAGGGGGCCTGGCAGAGCGGGTTCTTTGACCATGGCTCGTTCATGGAGATCATGGGGTCCTGGGCCCAGACTGTGGTGGTGGGCAGAGCCAG GGGGATTCCCCTCGGTGTCATCGCCGTGGAAACGCGCACCGTCGAGGTCGCCATCCCGGCAGATCCAGCCAACTTGGACTCTGAAGCAAAA CTCATCCAGCAGGCTGGCCAGGTGTGGTTCCCTGACTCGGCCTTCAAAACAGCCCAGGTCATCCGGGACTTCAACCGGGAGAGACTCCCGCTGATGGTATTTGCCAACTGGAGGGGATTCTCTGGAGGCATGAAGG ACATGTACGACCAGGTGCTGAAGTTTGGGGCCTACATTGTGGACGGCCTGCGGGAGTTCCGACAGCCCGTGCTGGTCTACATCCCTCCCTATGCCGAGCTGAGGGGCGGCTCCTGGGTGGTCATCGACCCCACCATCAACCCCCTCTACATGGAGCTCTATGCTGACCGAGAGAGCAG GGGCGGCGTACTGGAGCCGGAAGGGACTGTGGAGATCAAGTTCAGGAGGAAGGACCTGCTGAAGACCATGCGCAGGATCGACTCTGTCTACGGCAGCCTGGCCGAACAGCTCG GGACCCCCGAGCTGTcggagaagcagaggagggatgtggaggcCCAGCTGAGGGCCAGGGAGGACTTCCTGCTGCCCATCTACCACCAGGTGGCGGTGCAGTTCGTGGACCTTCACGACACCCCCGGCAGGATGCAGGAGAAGGGGGTCATCACT gaCATCCTGGAGTGGAAGAACGTGCGCAGCTTCTTCTACTGGCGCCTGCGGCGCCtcctgctggaggaggtggtgacGAGCGAGATCCTTCAGGCCAACTGTGACCTGAGCAACGGCCACATCCAATCCATGCTGCGCCGCTGGTTCGTGGAGACGGAGGGCGCCGTCAAG gcCTACCTGTGGGACAATAACCAGGTGGTGGTGGAGTGGCTGGAGAAGCATCTAGCTAACGAGGACGGCACGCGATCAGCCATCCGAGAAAACATCAAGTACCTGAAGAGGGACTACGCCCTGAAACACATCCGCAG TCTGGTGGAGTCTAACCCTGAGGTAGCCATGGACTGCATCATCCACATGAGCCAGAGCATCACTCCATCCCAGAGGGCCAAGATCTCCCACCTGCTGGCCACCATGGACTCCAGCAGCAACGTCAGCAGCAGCTAG